A stretch of the Sulfolobus acidocaldarius SUSAZ genome encodes the following:
- a CDS encoding protein phosphatase, with translation MYWVKKYVIGGSAIPYTQDEIIGWINEGVKRVLVLPEEFEIDEAWGSLEYYISVLKSFNIEYLYSSIPDGRAPNENQFLEIYKWLRKDKGNLVHCVGGIGRTGTILASYLVLEENMSAEEAIEEVRRVRPGAVQTYEQELFVFKVEKMKDKWKIL, from the coding sequence ATGTATTGGGTAAAAAAGTATGTTATAGGCGGATCAGCAATTCCTTATACACAGGATGAAATAATTGGATGGATAAATGAGGGTGTCAAAAGAGTCTTAGTATTGCCGGAAGAATTTGAGATTGATGAAGCATGGGGTAGCCTAGAGTACTATATTTCAGTACTTAAGAGCTTTAATATAGAATATCTATACTCTTCTATTCCAGATGGACGTGCTCCTAATGAAAATCAGTTTCTTGAGATCTACAAATGGTTACGAAAAGATAAAGGAAACTTAGTTCATTGTGTTGGGGGCATAGGAAGAACCGGAACAATCCTAGCCAGTTATCTAGTTTTAGAGGAGAATATGAGTGCAGAAGAGGCTATTGAAGAAGTTAGAAGAGTGAGACCTGGAGCAGTTCAAACTTATGAGCAAGAACTTTTTGTATTTAAAGTAGAAAAGATGAAAGATAAATGGAAGATTTTATGA
- a CDS encoding N-acetyltransferase yields MEITEDSKRKINYQIRLATLSDIDQIIRINRSALPENYPYYFFVEHLKEYGQAFYVADLEGEVVGYVMPRIEWGFSNLKHIPSLVRKGHIVSIAVLEPFRKIGVGTSLLQNSLRAMKDTYNAEEVYLEVRVTNYPAISLYKKFNFKEVKLLKHYYADGEDAYLMAAPL; encoded by the coding sequence ATGGAAATAACCGAGGATAGTAAGAGGAAAATCAATTATCAAATCAGGCTTGCGACATTATCGGACATAGACCAAATAATTAGGATAAATAGATCTGCACTACCTGAAAATTATCCATATTATTTTTTTGTTGAACACTTAAAGGAATATGGACAAGCATTTTATGTAGCTGACCTAGAAGGTGAGGTTGTTGGATATGTCATGCCGAGGATAGAATGGGGATTTAGTAATCTTAAACACATTCCGTCTCTAGTAAGAAAGGGTCATATAGTGTCTATTGCTGTTCTTGAACCCTTCAGAAAGATAGGTGTCGGCACATCCCTTTTACAAAACTCTCTCAGAGCCATGAAAGATACATATAATGCTGAGGAAGTATATCTAGAAGTAAGAGTTACAAACTATCCTGCAATATCGCTGTACAAAAAATTCAATTTCAAAGAAGTTAAACTCCTTAAACACTATTATGCAGACGGAGAAGATGCGTACCTAATGGCTGCTCCTCTTTAA
- a CDS encoding phosphopantothenoylcysteine decarboxylase — protein MVHPSKKIIGEVSRELLNKKILVGVTASVSVYKSLDLVRALMRRGANVRVIMSKDSTKLINPMMFHWATGEEPVVSVGGEIEHVELAEEYDALVIAPSTANTISKLANGIADTSITLTALNFVGIKKPVILVPAMHLTMYEAPQFKENIEKLVKQGIEIINPEITRDVAHYPDIEYLSSYITSFLLRGKDLKGYKIVVTAGPTREYIDPVRFISNSSSGTMGVSIANEAYFRGADVILVHGPLSSSVKPYTKRIRVDTTQEMAENVEKLVRDEKYGIVILAGAPADFKPKNAASSKIDSHSEVPKVELETTPKISSKLSIYRPLLVGFSAETVNSDEELIEKAKMKKERHKFDIIVANNVKRKDIGFSSEYNEVIVIGNSFVRKLEKNYKTIIARELLDIVKYEVSRKV, from the coding sequence ATGGTACACCCATCAAAAAAAATCATAGGAGAGGTTTCTAGAGAACTACTAAATAAAAAGATACTGGTTGGAGTAACAGCCAGTGTATCAGTTTACAAAAGCCTCGATTTAGTCAGAGCATTGATGAGAAGGGGGGCAAATGTTAGGGTCATAATGAGTAAGGATTCAACTAAATTGATTAATCCGATGATGTTCCATTGGGCTACAGGGGAAGAGCCTGTAGTAAGCGTAGGAGGAGAAATAGAACATGTCGAGCTTGCTGAAGAATATGATGCACTAGTTATAGCACCATCTACAGCTAATACAATTTCTAAATTAGCCAACGGAATAGCAGACACTTCTATAACATTGACTGCACTGAACTTTGTTGGAATTAAGAAACCTGTTATTTTGGTACCTGCAATGCACCTGACAATGTATGAGGCTCCTCAGTTTAAAGAGAATATAGAAAAACTTGTCAAACAGGGCATTGAAATAATTAATCCAGAAATTACCAGGGATGTAGCTCATTACCCAGATATTGAATACCTCTCTAGTTATATCACATCTTTTCTTCTCAGGGGAAAAGATCTTAAAGGATATAAAATAGTGGTGACTGCTGGTCCCACTAGAGAATACATTGACCCAGTCAGGTTTATCTCAAATTCGAGTAGTGGTACTATGGGTGTGTCGATAGCTAATGAAGCCTATTTCAGGGGCGCAGACGTTATCCTAGTTCACGGTCCATTATCCTCAAGCGTTAAGCCATACACTAAAAGAATCAGGGTTGATACTACGCAAGAGATGGCTGAAAATGTAGAAAAATTGGTTAGAGACGAGAAATACGGTATAGTTATATTAGCCGGTGCGCCAGCTGATTTTAAGCCCAAGAATGCCGCTTCAAGTAAAATAGATAGTCATTCAGAAGTTCCTAAAGTTGAATTAGAGACGACTCCTAAAATTTCCTCAAAATTGTCAATCTATCGTCCACTACTGGTGGGATTTTCTGCTGAAACCGTAAATAGTGATGAAGAGCTGATTGAGAAGGCAAAGATGAAAAAAGAAAGGCATAAATTTGATATAATAGTTGCAAATAACGTGAAGAGAAAGGACATAGGCTTTTCCTCAGAATATAACGAGGTTATAGTTATAGGAAATTCTTTCGTTAGGAAGCTAGAAAAGAACTATAAGACAATTATAGCTAGAGAATTGTTAGATATCGTTAAATACGAAGTAAGTAGAAAGGTTTAA
- a CDS encoding isochorismatase — protein MKIDVPDIPEEKVIELDPKTTALIIVDMQNDFVRREGKLYVPNAESTINPIRSLIYKARDSGSLIIYTQDWHMKDDPEFKIWGEHALAGSWGAEIIEELTPDKEDFIVRKYRYDAFFESPLDYILRVKGIKNVVITGTVANICVLHTAGSAALRWYNVALVKDGISAITDFDYYSTLRQVNFLYKGRIGNSDSIKFITNL, from the coding sequence ATGAAAATAGATGTCCCAGACATCCCTGAGGAAAAGGTTATAGAGTTAGACCCAAAAACCACTGCTTTGATAATCGTTGATATGCAAAACGATTTTGTAAGAAGAGAAGGTAAATTATATGTACCAAATGCTGAGTCTACAATCAATCCAATAAGGAGCTTAATTTATAAGGCTAGGGATTCAGGCTCTTTGATAATATACACACAGGATTGGCACATGAAAGATGATCCAGAGTTTAAAATCTGGGGGGAACATGCATTAGCTGGATCATGGGGAGCTGAGATAATTGAGGAATTAACACCAGATAAAGAAGACTTTATAGTGAGAAAATATAGATATGACGCATTTTTTGAAAGTCCTTTAGATTATATATTAAGGGTTAAGGGAATAAAGAACGTTGTAATAACTGGTACAGTGGCTAATATATGTGTTCTTCATACTGCAGGCAGTGCTGCACTTAGATGGTATAATGTGGCTTTGGTTAAGGATGGAATATCTGCAATTACAGATTTTGATTACTATTCTACTCTTAGACAAGTCAATTTCTTATATAAAGGCAGGATAGGAAATTCTGACTCAATTAAATTTATTACTAATTTATGA
- a CDS encoding DNA polymerase, which produces MGRDYFLDKDLVLDRDNNIYYVYSNINPFGYIYAILKYVFTGKGLWKGYERALKYYGIHNVLKVKQEFIHECCYGVSFPILRKSAISNHLKPEEKIREILKHPSQSKQELTLLEIMQYIHTSRLGVSGSLLTNTYHELSDLDIVIYGCKESLDVIESFEGFNDDEEWIYETSKNYGLELDLVKKLYTRKIRGKYYNNVKYSILFVDDKPQRYCEDVCLPTRKRVKIKAEIEPDCKALFYPSKVSLYHVEGDEKVDYLVSYEGIYSYLLYSSRKIEVDGLLVKCENSNQVIVGDRNVGGRVRRIL; this is translated from the coding sequence ATGGGAAGAGATTATTTCCTTGACAAGGATCTAGTACTAGACAGAGATAATAACATATACTACGTGTACAGTAATATTAATCCCTTTGGATATATTTACGCGATATTGAAGTACGTTTTTACTGGTAAGGGATTATGGAAAGGATATGAGAGAGCTTTAAAATATTATGGAATTCATAACGTCCTAAAAGTAAAACAGGAGTTTATCCATGAGTGTTGTTATGGTGTTAGTTTTCCTATATTAAGAAAATCAGCAATTTCTAATCACCTCAAGCCTGAAGAGAAAATAAGGGAAATATTAAAGCATCCCTCACAGAGTAAGCAAGAGCTTACACTCCTCGAAATAATGCAGTACATTCATACATCTAGATTAGGAGTCTCTGGCAGTTTACTTACAAACACCTATCATGAACTCTCTGATCTAGATATCGTAATATATGGATGTAAAGAATCATTAGATGTGATTGAAAGTTTTGAAGGTTTTAATGATGATGAGGAATGGATTTATGAAACCAGTAAGAATTACGGCTTAGAATTAGACTTGGTTAAAAAATTATATACTAGAAAAATTAGGGGCAAATATTACAATAACGTAAAATATTCTATTTTATTTGTAGATGACAAACCTCAAAGATATTGTGAAGATGTGTGTCTTCCTACTCGTAAAAGAGTTAAAATTAAGGCTGAAATAGAACCTGATTGCAAAGCATTATTTTACCCTTCTAAAGTGAGTCTATATCATGTGGAAGGCGATGAAAAAGTAGACTATTTAGTTTCATATGAGGGCATATATTCTTATCTATTATACTCCTCGAGAAAAATAGAAGTTGATGGCTTACTCGTGAAATGTGAAAATTCCAATCAAGTAATAGTGGGCGATAGAAATGTTGGAGGGAGAGTCAGGAGAATACTGTGA
- a CDS encoding endonuclease V — protein sequence MEDFMIEFLSKLQIFISKNITVKRLGIENIKNLCGVDIAYKGNIGYAVSVMFDGKDYFHKYVKGKVDFPYIPGYLFMREAPLMIKAVESFQCDLILIDGHGMAHPRKSGIASVIGVILDKPTIGVAKSKLYGEIIEEGSTNFIVVNGDKVGVKVGKYYYSIGNKVDVYDVIELSRKGYPKVLALADKLSKELKKKE from the coding sequence ATGGAAGATTTTATGATAGAATTTCTTTCTAAGCTCCAGATATTTATATCAAAAAACATAACCGTCAAAAGATTAGGTATAGAAAATATAAAGAATTTATGCGGTGTTGATATAGCTTATAAGGGAAACATAGGGTATGCTGTGTCGGTGATGTTTGATGGGAAAGACTATTTTCATAAATATGTTAAAGGAAAAGTGGATTTCCCATATATACCTGGATATCTGTTTATGAGAGAAGCACCTTTGATGATCAAAGCTGTAGAGAGCTTCCAATGTGATCTAATATTAATTGATGGTCATGGTATGGCTCATCCTAGGAAAAGTGGTATTGCAAGTGTAATAGGCGTAATACTAGACAAACCCACTATAGGTGTTGCTAAATCAAAACTTTATGGCGAGATAATAGAGGAGGGTTCTACAAACTTTATAGTTGTTAATGGTGATAAGGTCGGAGTTAAAGTAGGAAAATATTATTATAGTATAGGAAATAAAGTAGATGTATACGATGTTATAGAACTATCAAGGAAGGGCTACCCAAAAGTTCTCGCATTAGCTGATAAACTATCAAAAGAGCTAAAGAAAAAAGAATAA
- a CDS encoding triphosphoribosyl-dephospho-CoA synthase yields MEGESGEYCEKVAFILSNATVLEALHYKPGNASRTRDIKGVKFSDLVKSALLSTNYYKTACIRGSSQEKPLYDLLYMMAKISKTLHVNFSILGTAMQLLPLAYSSSSTDSIGQLIFRATQLIRSLDSIESRYFKMTLEILQLSYLGKLDRGYDYREQDDNLSLFEILKISAFDSAVRNMLDGYKYSLWVAKLIEQEGYDRGILLGFLKVLCELPDGLIFRRNGGRIAMEVSKLACQCLSNEKLVSILDEYLVSRGYNPGSTADIVAVGIAIHGLGVLYGDNGTYNQTSV; encoded by the coding sequence TTGGAGGGAGAGTCAGGAGAATACTGTGAGAAAGTAGCATTTATCCTTTCTAACGCCACTGTCTTAGAAGCATTACATTACAAACCTGGAAACGCTTCAAGAACAAGAGATATTAAAGGTGTCAAGTTCTCAGACCTTGTAAAGTCTGCATTACTTTCAACAAATTATTATAAAACCGCTTGTATAAGGGGTAGCTCACAGGAAAAGCCATTGTATGATCTTTTGTACATGATGGCTAAAATTAGTAAAACGCTGCACGTTAATTTTTCCATATTAGGTACTGCTATGCAACTTCTACCCTTAGCATATTCTTCCTCTTCAACTGACTCCATTGGTCAGCTTATTTTTAGAGCGACACAGCTAATTAGGTCATTGGATAGTATTGAATCTAGGTATTTTAAGATGACTCTGGAAATATTGCAACTAAGCTATTTGGGTAAATTAGACAGGGGATATGATTATAGAGAGCAAGATGATAATCTCTCTCTATTTGAAATTCTTAAGATATCAGCCTTTGATAGTGCAGTTAGAAATATGTTAGATGGCTATAAATATTCTCTGTGGGTTGCAAAACTCATTGAACAGGAGGGGTATGATAGAGGGATTCTTTTGGGATTTTTAAAGGTTTTATGTGAATTACCAGATGGGTTAATATTTAGGAGAAACGGTGGAAGAATAGCCATGGAAGTATCAAAACTGGCTTGCCAATGTTTAAGTAATGAAAAATTGGTGAGTATTTTAGACGAATATTTGGTCTCTAGGGGATATAATCCTGGCTCTACGGCAGATATAGTTGCAGTGGGTATAGCTATTCACGGATTGGGTGTTCTTTATGGCGATAATGGCACTTATAACCAGACTTCCGTGTGA
- a CDS encoding antitoxin: MPKVITISDDVYDKLSKLKKGRSFSETINELIEFYNKNKKGNKDVLLQMFGILNEEEATEMANETLNIRKSFRFRAIENGDT; the protein is encoded by the coding sequence ATGCCTAAAGTCATTACAATATCAGATGATGTTTATGATAAATTGTCAAAATTAAAGAAGGGTAGGTCTTTCAGTGAAACTATAAATGAGCTAATTGAGTTCTATAACAAGAATAAAAAGGGGAATAAAGATGTTTTACTCCAAATGTTTGGAATTCTTAATGAGGAGGAGGCTACGGAAATGGCTAATGAGACATTGAATATCAGAAAGAGTTTTAGGTTTAGGGCTATTGAAAATGGTGATACTTGA
- a CDS encoding phosphoesterase, protein MDYYAIVHNDFDGTASAAVYARAVGSLPTKIFFTEPTKIHNLLKSLELRGIKKIMIADIGINQSTLNEILTQLNRLQTEGAEIEWFDHHVWKDEWKTKLREIGVTVYHDVTTCGAGVINKNLNPDDEVSSKLAKADCAVDIWLHDDPLGEKLRRIVESNKDFKWKEYLINKFYNGVIWDEEFEKILEDQVDKEINGYSRLHKHVRVLEIDGRKVIVAVRWKGPPDISYASQYLMNRYSSIVFASVNGKSISFRSNVIDIRRFAEKLGGGGHPLAAGAGLNAPFWRKLLNKIGYRKPMLDWASSIVRNVIKEVGFVEYGKHQKEQLK, encoded by the coding sequence ATGGATTATTACGCTATAGTTCACAACGATTTTGACGGTACTGCTTCTGCGGCAGTTTATGCACGAGCTGTCGGATCATTACCAACCAAAATATTCTTTACCGAACCTACGAAAATACACAATCTTCTGAAATCGTTAGAGTTAAGAGGAATAAAGAAGATCATGATTGCGGACATAGGTATAAACCAATCTACGTTAAATGAAATTCTGACTCAATTAAATAGACTACAGACAGAGGGTGCAGAGATTGAGTGGTTCGATCATCATGTCTGGAAAGATGAATGGAAGACCAAACTTAGAGAAATTGGCGTTACAGTATATCATGATGTGACAACATGCGGTGCAGGAGTTATTAATAAGAATTTGAATCCAGATGATGAGGTATCATCAAAGCTTGCCAAAGCGGATTGTGCTGTTGATATTTGGCTTCACGATGATCCCTTAGGTGAAAAGCTTAGAAGAATAGTTGAATCTAACAAAGATTTTAAGTGGAAGGAATATCTAATCAACAAATTTTACAACGGAGTCATTTGGGATGAGGAATTTGAAAAAATACTTGAAGACCAGGTAGATAAAGAAATTAATGGATACTCTAGGTTGCACAAACACGTAAGAGTATTAGAAATAGATGGAAGAAAGGTTATAGTAGCTGTGAGGTGGAAAGGTCCACCAGATATTAGCTATGCGTCACAGTATCTAATGAACAGATACAGCTCAATAGTCTTCGCCTCAGTTAATGGTAAATCAATATCATTCAGAAGTAACGTTATAGATATAAGAAGATTCGCTGAAAAGTTAGGTGGCGGAGGTCATCCTCTGGCTGCTGGTGCAGGACTAAATGCGCCTTTTTGGAGAAAATTATTGAACAAGATCGGATATAGAAAACCCATGCTAGATTGGGCCTCTAGCATAGTCAGGAATGTTATTAAAGAAGTGGGATTTGTTGAGTATGGGAAACATCAGAAAGAGCAGCTAAAGTAA
- a CDS encoding translation initiation factor IF-2B subunit alpha (eIF-2BA; catalyzes the binding of GTP to IF2) gives MVKLEEIKQIFKPKLLPIIWNKTKLTLLDQSRLPFEKIYVDVTKVEEVSDAIRTMKVRGAPAIGITAGYGMVLAIQDSISLEKAIHDLTKAKKILDESRPTAVNLMWATSRMLNKAKDLVEQGNARSVKELKELLEIEANKIFEEEYEAELKIGLYGIEKVNDGDTILTQCNAGGLATGTGLGTALAPAKLANALGIKVSVIAPETRPWLQGSRLTVYELMEENIPVTLIADTAVGLVMFKKMVNSVMVGADRILSDGHVFNKIGTFKEAVIAHELGIPFYALAPSSTFDMISTADQVKIEERSPDEVRSIKGVYISPKEVKVYNPVFDVTPPKYVSAIITEYGIIYPPFDKNIRRMLGK, from the coding sequence ATGGTAAAGTTAGAGGAGATAAAGCAAATATTCAAACCTAAATTACTTCCAATAATCTGGAATAAAACTAAGTTAACACTCCTCGATCAGTCGCGTCTGCCCTTTGAGAAGATCTATGTGGATGTAACTAAGGTAGAGGAGGTTTCAGATGCCATTAGAACTATGAAAGTCAGAGGAGCACCAGCAATAGGAATTACCGCTGGTTATGGTATGGTATTAGCTATTCAAGATAGTATCTCACTGGAAAAAGCCATACATGATCTGACAAAAGCTAAAAAAATATTAGACGAATCAAGGCCTACTGCAGTAAACTTAATGTGGGCTACCTCTAGGATGCTTAATAAAGCTAAGGATCTAGTGGAGCAGGGAAATGCAAGGAGTGTCAAAGAACTTAAAGAACTGCTAGAGATTGAAGCAAATAAAATATTTGAAGAAGAATATGAGGCTGAATTAAAGATAGGACTATACGGTATAGAAAAGGTAAATGATGGTGATACAATACTCACACAATGTAACGCAGGCGGTTTAGCTACTGGAACTGGATTAGGCACTGCTCTAGCCCCAGCAAAATTAGCCAATGCTCTAGGAATTAAAGTATCTGTTATTGCACCTGAGACGAGACCGTGGCTTCAGGGAAGTAGACTAACTGTTTATGAACTCATGGAGGAGAATATACCTGTAACATTAATTGCAGATACAGCTGTAGGTTTAGTTATGTTTAAGAAAATGGTAAATAGTGTTATGGTTGGTGCAGATAGGATACTGTCTGATGGGCATGTTTTCAATAAAATTGGGACATTTAAAGAAGCTGTTATAGCTCATGAACTTGGCATACCATTTTATGCTCTAGCTCCCTCTTCAACCTTTGATATGATAAGTACAGCAGATCAGGTGAAAATAGAGGAGCGTAGTCCAGATGAGGTTAGAAGCATAAAGGGAGTCTATATTAGCCCCAAAGAAGTAAAAGTTTACAACCCGGTCTTTGACGTAACACCACCTAAATATGTTTCTGCAATAATAACAGAGTATGGAATTATCTATCCTCCTTTCGATAAAAATATACGGAGAATGCTGGGAAAATAG
- a CDS encoding acetate kinase has translation MIFTGIDPGSRTYEAISVTETGNISRKIEIPTDLVKHASYSLLRYLLDERPVAVAMPSGHGLPFKKITDLTDKEIFLLTLADPEKEGHLRNFIRSSKAYIFNGFTIPGVIELDSVPVYRKINVIDMGTADKVASAFFYRTMYDNFVLVEIGSNFSSILVVRNGEITDGFGGTILPGFSSAGFLDGEIAYLLCKYAKISKETIYSGGNWERGVEIIRIISEWYSSKYNLPIIVSGKRKWDVDFGKKFSFSFKESAIGSAYIANSLYGGIYRKYIDFLKSAGTPLSHVRLKGWEEIISLTRI, from the coding sequence ATGATTTTTACTGGAATTGACCCCGGGAGTAGGACTTATGAAGCCATATCTGTAACCGAAACCGGAAATATTTCCAGGAAAATTGAGATACCTACAGACTTAGTGAAGCATGCTTCTTATTCTCTGCTTAGATATTTGTTAGATGAAAGACCTGTAGCTGTTGCAATGCCATCGGGTCATGGCTTACCGTTTAAGAAAATTACTGATCTCACTGATAAGGAAATTTTTCTATTAACACTTGCTGATCCTGAGAAAGAGGGACACTTAAGGAACTTCATAAGATCCTCAAAAGCATATATTTTCAATGGGTTTACAATCCCAGGAGTGATAGAGTTAGACTCAGTACCTGTATATAGAAAGATAAACGTAATAGATATGGGAACAGCAGATAAGGTAGCCTCAGCGTTCTTTTACAGGACAATGTACGATAATTTTGTGCTAGTAGAAATTGGTTCTAATTTCTCCTCTATACTGGTAGTTCGAAATGGCGAGATTACAGATGGGTTTGGGGGGACTATACTACCTGGTTTCTCCTCTGCTGGTTTTTTAGACGGAGAAATCGCATACTTATTATGCAAGTACGCTAAAATTTCAAAGGAGACAATTTATTCAGGAGGTAACTGGGAAAGAGGAGTAGAAATAATCAGGATAATTTCTGAATGGTATTCATCTAAATACAATCTCCCAATAATAGTTTCTGGCAAGAGAAAGTGGGATGTAGATTTTGGTAAGAAATTTTCTTTTTCTTTTAAAGAATCAGCAATTGGTTCAGCTTACATAGCAAATTCTCTCTATGGTGGAATCTACAGGAAATATATAGATTTCCTTAAAAGTGCAGGTACTCCATTATCACATGTGAGGCTAAAGGGATGGGAAGAGATTATTTCCTTGACAAGGATCTAG
- a CDS encoding ATPase AAA → MIQQFIDRERELEFLEEKYKEDKAQFIILYGRRRIGKTELVKQFIKDKEAIYHLSTTDGIQNNVNRLKETFARFTGKNYFRSLNVSLDDLLIYFEDEIGDKRVILAIDEFQYLIEADRSVISQVQRAWDEKLRSTKIYLLITGSSVGMMENEVLSTKSPLYGRRTGSWKLTTLPFPSLSSFFHNKDIGELIKIWSVMDGIPFYILQLDPRLSVEENIKYKIMKKGNVLYDEPLYILREEFKEQRVYLSILRAISQGYNTVSKISEVTGLDKGNLTSYLDRLEENEIVERVIPYGMKRGWWEIKDNFFDFWFRFVYENVSDLEIDRVEEVMKRVNLEQYFSLKFEKLIRELIRNKTIPLPFKYEYVSKYLHKGEEVDIIAEGKDALFMAEVKWSDNVDCKPLINKMRRIISKLNEEGKKNEYYGIFAKSFKNCNADVVFDLNKLTQTLRIKQGY, encoded by the coding sequence GTGATACAACAATTTATTGACAGAGAAAGGGAGCTGGAGTTTCTTGAAGAGAAATACAAGGAGGATAAAGCTCAATTCATTATACTTTACGGAAGAAGGAGAATAGGAAAGACTGAGTTAGTTAAGCAATTTATCAAAGATAAAGAAGCAATATATCATTTGTCTACTACCGACGGGATACAAAATAACGTTAATAGACTTAAAGAAACCTTTGCTCGCTTCACTGGTAAAAACTACTTCAGATCACTTAACGTCTCATTAGACGACTTGTTAATCTACTTTGAGGACGAAATTGGCGATAAAAGGGTTATCCTGGCGATAGACGAATTCCAATACCTAATTGAGGCTGACAGAAGCGTAATTTCCCAAGTACAGAGGGCATGGGACGAAAAGTTAAGGTCAACTAAAATCTACCTGCTAATCACAGGATCTAGTGTAGGGATGATGGAGAATGAGGTGTTATCTACGAAATCGCCCCTTTATGGAAGAAGGACAGGGAGTTGGAAGTTAACTACACTACCGTTTCCGTCCCTCTCCAGTTTTTTCCATAATAAGGATATAGGAGAACTGATAAAGATTTGGAGTGTTATGGACGGAATACCCTTTTACATTCTTCAACTCGACCCTAGACTAAGTGTAGAGGAAAATATAAAGTACAAAATAATGAAGAAGGGGAATGTACTATACGACGAACCCCTTTACATTCTCAGGGAGGAGTTTAAGGAACAAAGGGTCTACCTCAGCATATTAAGGGCTATTTCACAAGGCTATAATACAGTGAGCAAAATATCAGAAGTAACGGGTTTAGATAAGGGTAATCTAACAAGCTATCTAGACAGGTTAGAGGAGAACGAGATAGTAGAAAGGGTTATACCATATGGGATGAAGAGAGGTTGGTGGGAAATTAAGGATAACTTCTTTGACTTCTGGTTTAGATTTGTATATGAGAACGTCAGCGACCTTGAGATCGATAGGGTTGAAGAGGTGATGAAAAGGGTCAACTTAGAACAGTATTTCTCTCTAAAGTTTGAAAAGCTGATAAGGGAGTTAATAAGAAATAAGACGATACCTTTACCATTTAAATATGAATATGTAAGCAAGTATTTGCATAAGGGAGAGGAAGTCGACATAATAGCTGAGGGAAAAGACGCCTTGTTTATGGCAGAAGTAAAATGGTCAGATAATGTGGACTGTAAGCCACTGATTAATAAGATGAGAAGAATCATTAGTAAATTGAACGAAGAAGGGAAAAAGAACGAGTACTACGGAATTTTTGCTAAATCATTTAAGAACTGTAACGCCGACGTTGTATTTGATCTTAACAAATTAACACAAACACTTAGGATAAAACAAGGTTATTGA